Proteins from a genomic interval of Synechococcus sp. A15-28:
- the gshA gene encoding glutamate--cysteine ligase, with the protein MSEGLLLKGFEVELFTGRPDGTNVGVASEVARDLSDFVTEPDHRNLEYITPPIRAYEDLPEALLRPRRRLRQWLSPLGLTLLPGSTLSLGNSSRFERSDPTNPYHDLIETTYGTKVVTASIHINLGITDLNWLFAAVRLVRCEAALLLSLSASSPFLGGELTGHHSQRWHQFPLTPKQVPLFRDHSHYTQWVEQRLADGQMRNERHLWTSVRPNGPRRPYELNRLELRICDLITDPAELLAITAWLELRLLELRDHPQRLDPLLSSQLSEKELAELADSNDAAAAHTSLEATLHHWQDGRPLLSRTWIAEILEQLAPRADALGLSDRLRPLDKLLESGNQAMRWTAANSQGCSIGDLLRQGSCAMKDQEESVAHLSGTLG; encoded by the coding sequence ATGAGCGAAGGGCTGCTGCTCAAGGGCTTTGAAGTCGAGCTGTTCACCGGGCGGCCTGACGGCACCAACGTTGGCGTGGCCAGTGAGGTGGCCAGGGATCTCAGTGATTTCGTCACCGAACCGGACCACCGCAATCTCGAATACATCACTCCACCGATCAGGGCCTATGAGGATCTGCCGGAGGCTCTGCTGCGACCCCGCCGCAGGCTGCGCCAATGGCTGTCCCCACTAGGACTGACCCTGCTGCCCGGCAGCACCCTCAGCCTTGGGAACAGCAGCCGCTTCGAGCGATCGGATCCCACCAATCCGTATCACGACCTGATCGAAACGACCTATGGCACCAAGGTCGTGACCGCCAGCATCCACATCAACCTGGGCATCACGGATCTGAACTGGCTGTTTGCAGCGGTGCGGCTGGTGCGCTGTGAAGCTGCACTGCTGCTCTCCCTCAGCGCCAGTTCCCCTTTTCTGGGAGGTGAGCTGACGGGTCACCACTCCCAACGCTGGCACCAGTTTCCCTTGACTCCAAAGCAGGTGCCGCTGTTCCGGGATCATTCGCACTACACACAGTGGGTGGAGCAGCGCCTGGCCGATGGCCAGATGCGCAACGAACGCCACCTCTGGACCTCCGTTCGCCCCAACGGACCGCGACGCCCCTACGAACTCAACCGCCTGGAACTGCGCATCTGTGATCTGATCACGGACCCGGCGGAACTGCTGGCGATCACGGCGTGGCTGGAACTGCGGCTGCTGGAGCTGCGTGATCACCCGCAGCGGCTGGATCCACTCCTGTCCAGTCAGCTTAGCGAAAAGGAGCTGGCGGAGCTGGCCGACAGCAACGACGCCGCGGCAGCCCACACCAGTCTTGAGGCCACCCTGCATCACTGGCAGGACGGCCGTCCGCTGCTCAGCCGAACCTGGATTGCCGAAATCCTGGAGCAACTCGCCCCCCGGGCCGACGCCCTCGGACTCAGCGATCGGCTCAGGCCGCTGGACAAGCTGCTGGAATCCGGCAACCAGGCCATGCGGTGGACTGCCGCCAACAGTCAGGGCTGCAGCATCGGTGACCTTCTGCGGCAGGGCAGTTGTGCCATGAAGGATCAGGAAGAGTCCGTCGCCCACTTGAGCGGCACTTTGGGATGA
- the ppc gene encoding phosphoenolpyruvate carboxylase encodes MIMGSAETSGASMPQSTAHAPDGDQPRASGGSPGAGRLLQHRLELVEDLWQTVLRSECPPDQSERLLRLKQLSDPVALEGRDGDSSSEAIVELIRSMDLSEAIAAARAFSLYFQLINILEQRIEEDSYLDSLRPSRNQDEETAAPFDPFAPPLASQTDPATFGEVFERLRRMNVPPAQVETLLRELDIRLVFTAHPTEIVRHTVRHKQRKVASLLQRLQSEPALPRYDEEELRRQLEEEIRLWWRTDELHQFKPTVLDEVDSTLHYFQQVLFEAMPQLRRRLMSSLSRHYPDVQFPQASFCTFGSWVGSDRDGNPSVTPEITWRTACYQRQLMLELYIGSVQSLRNQLSISMQWSQVAPPLLESLEMDRLRFPEIYERRAARYRLEPYRLKLSYILERLELTLQRNHQMSEAGWQSPSEPATTTPTEGIPGHEALHYTDIDQFRSDLELIRNSLVSTELSCEQLDTLLNQVHIFGFSLASLDIRQESTRHSDAIDELTTHLQLPKAYGAMEEPERVSWLMEELQTRRPLIPASVQWSEATAQTFAVFQMLHRLQQEFGQRICHSYVISMSHTASDLLEVMLLAKEVGLVDPLAGKASLLVVPLFETVEDLQRAPAVMKGLFQAPLYRNLLPNVGVQRQPLQELMLGYSDSNKDSGFLSSNWEIHQAQIALQTLASNHGVALRLFHGRGGSVSRGGGPAYQAILAQPSGTLQGRIKITEQGEVLASKYSLPELALYNLETVTTAVVQNSLVTNQLDATPSWNQLMSRVAKRSREHYRALVHDNPDLVAFFQQVTPIEEISKLQISSRPARRKTGARDLSSLRAIPWVFGWTQSRFLLPSWFGVGTALAEEVNNDPEQLDLLRRLHQRWPFFRMLISKVEMTLSKVDLDLAHHYMNSLGNPEQRDAFEDIFNVIADEYARTLKLVLEITGQSRLLGADQNLQLSVDLRNRTIVPLGFLQVALLRRLRDQNRQPPMSESPGTPEDRRTYSRSELLRGALLTLNGIAAGMRNTG; translated from the coding sequence ATGATCATGGGCAGTGCTGAAACAAGCGGAGCGTCGATGCCCCAGTCCACCGCCCATGCCCCTGACGGCGATCAGCCAAGGGCCAGCGGTGGCAGCCCTGGAGCCGGCCGCCTGCTGCAGCATCGCCTCGAGTTGGTGGAAGACCTGTGGCAAACCGTGCTGCGCAGTGAGTGCCCTCCGGATCAGAGCGAGCGACTGCTCCGCCTCAAGCAACTCAGCGATCCAGTGGCCCTCGAAGGCCGTGACGGCGACAGCAGCAGCGAGGCGATCGTCGAGCTGATCCGCAGCATGGATCTCTCCGAGGCCATCGCGGCGGCCCGTGCCTTCTCCCTGTATTTCCAGCTGATCAACATCCTCGAGCAGCGCATCGAGGAGGACAGCTACCTCGACAGCCTTCGCCCGAGCCGCAACCAGGACGAGGAGACCGCGGCCCCCTTTGATCCCTTCGCCCCACCGCTGGCCAGCCAGACCGACCCCGCCACCTTCGGCGAAGTGTTCGAACGGCTACGGCGGATGAATGTGCCTCCTGCACAGGTCGAAACGCTGCTGCGGGAACTGGACATCCGTCTGGTGTTCACCGCCCACCCGACGGAAATCGTGCGTCACACCGTGCGTCACAAGCAGCGGAAGGTGGCGTCCCTGCTGCAGCGGCTCCAGTCGGAGCCGGCATTGCCCCGCTACGACGAGGAGGAACTGCGACGCCAGCTGGAGGAGGAGATCCGCCTCTGGTGGCGCACCGACGAGCTGCACCAGTTCAAACCGACGGTGCTGGATGAGGTCGACTCAACCCTGCACTACTTCCAGCAGGTGCTGTTCGAAGCGATGCCACAGCTGCGGCGGCGGCTGATGTCGTCCCTGAGCCGGCACTATCCCGATGTGCAGTTCCCCCAGGCATCCTTCTGCACCTTCGGGTCCTGGGTGGGGTCCGACCGGGACGGCAATCCTTCGGTGACCCCTGAGATCACCTGGCGAACCGCCTGTTATCAGCGCCAGCTGATGCTGGAGCTCTACATCGGCTCCGTGCAATCCCTGCGCAACCAGCTGAGCATCTCAATGCAGTGGAGCCAGGTGGCACCACCACTGCTGGAGTCGCTGGAGATGGATCGGCTGCGCTTCCCGGAGATCTATGAGCGCCGGGCCGCCCGCTATCGGCTGGAGCCCTACCGACTCAAGCTCAGCTACATCCTCGAACGGCTGGAGCTCACACTGCAGCGCAACCACCAGATGTCCGAGGCTGGCTGGCAGTCTCCGTCCGAACCCGCCACCACGACTCCCACCGAGGGAATCCCCGGCCATGAAGCGCTGCACTACACGGACATCGATCAGTTCCGCAGCGACCTTGAACTGATCCGCAACAGCCTCGTCAGCACCGAGCTGAGCTGCGAACAGCTCGACACCCTGCTGAATCAGGTCCACATCTTCGGGTTCTCCCTGGCCAGCCTGGACATCCGGCAGGAGAGCACCCGTCACAGTGACGCCATCGATGAGCTGACCACCCATCTGCAGCTGCCCAAGGCCTACGGCGCCATGGAGGAACCCGAGCGGGTGAGCTGGCTGATGGAGGAACTGCAGACCCGCCGACCACTGATCCCAGCATCGGTGCAGTGGTCTGAAGCCACCGCCCAGACCTTCGCCGTGTTCCAGATGCTGCATCGCCTGCAGCAGGAGTTCGGTCAGCGCATCTGTCACTCCTACGTGATCTCGATGAGCCACACCGCCTCCGATCTTCTGGAGGTGATGCTGCTGGCGAAAGAGGTCGGCCTGGTGGATCCGCTGGCCGGCAAGGCATCGCTGCTGGTCGTGCCCCTGTTCGAAACGGTGGAAGACCTCCAGCGGGCCCCGGCGGTGATGAAGGGGCTGTTCCAGGCGCCGCTGTATCGCAATCTTCTTCCCAACGTTGGCGTCCAGCGCCAGCCCCTGCAGGAGCTGATGCTCGGTTATTCCGACAGCAACAAGGACTCGGGTTTCCTCTCCAGCAACTGGGAGATTCATCAGGCCCAGATCGCCCTGCAGACGTTGGCCAGCAACCACGGCGTGGCCCTGAGACTGTTCCATGGCCGGGGCGGTTCGGTGAGCCGCGGCGGCGGTCCGGCCTACCAGGCGATCCTGGCCCAGCCCAGCGGCACGCTGCAGGGGCGAATCAAGATCACGGAACAGGGTGAGGTGCTGGCCTCCAAATACAGCCTGCCGGAACTCGCCCTTTACAACCTGGAGACCGTCACGACGGCGGTGGTGCAGAACAGCTTGGTGACCAATCAGCTGGATGCCACCCCGAGCTGGAACCAGTTAATGAGCCGCGTGGCCAAGCGATCCCGTGAGCATTACCGCGCCTTGGTGCATGACAACCCTGATCTGGTGGCGTTTTTCCAGCAGGTCACCCCGATCGAGGAGATCAGCAAGCTTCAGATCTCCAGTCGTCCGGCCCGCCGCAAGACCGGGGCCCGGGATCTCTCCAGTCTCCGGGCGATCCCCTGGGTGTTCGGCTGGACCCAAAGCCGGTTCCTGCTGCCGAGCTGGTTCGGTGTGGGGACAGCCCTGGCGGAGGAAGTCAACAACGACCCCGAGCAACTGGACCTGCTCAGGCGGCTGCATCAGCGCTGGCCGTTCTTCCGGATGCTGATCTCCAAGGTGGAGATGACGCTCTCCAAGGTCGATCTCGACCTGGCGCACCACTACATGAACAGCCTTGGCAATCCGGAGCAGCGCGATGCCTTTGAAGACATCTTCAACGTGATCGCCGACGAATACGCACGCACCCTGAAGCTGGTGCTCGAAATCACCGGCCAGAGCCGGCTGCTGGGGGCGGATCAGAACCTGCAGCTGTCGGTGGATCTGCGCAACCGCACGATTGTTCCCCTGGGCTTCCTGCAGGTGGCCCTGCTGCGGCGACTGCGGGATCAGAACCGTCAACCTCCCATGAGCGAATCCCCTGGAACACCGGAGGACCGTCGCACCTACAGCCGCAGTGAACTGTTGAGGGGCGCACTGCTCACCCTCAACGGCATTGCCGCCGGCATGCGCAACACCGGCTGA
- a CDS encoding N-acetyltransferase gives MLSFLQQPSVPQLPEGYRLETGLMPEPAAINRLLASCQESTHPEALWPKAMERSLWQISILEESTGELVGFVRATSDMALNANLWNLAARPGPDQARLLTVLMHRALNILRRDLPGCSLSVSAPAMSIDALKGQGFVIDPSGIRAMGLRLKPTSGTD, from the coding sequence TTGCTTTCGTTCCTTCAGCAGCCCAGTGTTCCTCAACTTCCCGAGGGCTACCGCCTCGAAACCGGCCTGATGCCAGAGCCGGCGGCCATTAATCGGTTGCTGGCGTCCTGCCAGGAATCCACTCACCCGGAAGCGCTCTGGCCCAAGGCGATGGAACGGAGCCTGTGGCAGATCAGCATCCTCGAAGAATCCACTGGGGAGCTGGTGGGTTTCGTACGCGCCACCAGCGACATGGCCCTCAATGCCAATCTGTGGAATCTTGCCGCCCGCCCGGGTCCTGATCAGGCCCGGCTGCTGACCGTGCTGATGCATCGGGCCCTGAACATCCTGCGGCGGGACCTGCCCGGCTGCAGCCTGTCGGTCTCGGCACCAGCCATGTCAATCGATGCCCTGAAGGGCCAGGGTTTCGTGATTGATCCCAGTGGCATCCGGGCCATGGGATTGAGGCTGAAACCAACCTCTGGAACTGACTGA
- the recF gene encoding DNA replication/repair protein RecF, protein MRLQTLQLQGFRNHRQLSLELTQPRLLVIGPNGIGKSNLLEAVELLGSLRSHRCSQDRDLIQWEAPRALLRAGLDDGDQLELELRRQGGRQARRNGKTLDRQLDLIGPLRCIGFSALDLELVRGEPSLRRQWLDRVVLQLEPVYADLLSRYNRLLRQRSQLWRRSGQTSPSQRDALLDAFDAQMALVSTRIHRRRQRALRRLAPIARRWQSHLSAGSEELDLQYQPGSRLDAEEAEEPWRLAIEEQLRRQRPEEERLGSCRVGPHRDEVALLLGGTPARRFGSAGQQRSLVLGLKLAELELVTQLFGEPPLLLLDDVLAELDPTRQHLLLEAVGQEHQCLVSATHLNGFEGGWREHSQILNPGDLSPGVKIG, encoded by the coding sequence ATCCGGCTCCAAACGCTCCAGCTGCAGGGGTTTCGGAACCACAGGCAACTGTCGCTGGAGCTGACCCAGCCCCGGTTGCTGGTGATCGGCCCCAACGGCATCGGCAAATCGAATCTTCTGGAGGCGGTGGAGCTGCTGGGCAGCCTGCGGTCCCATCGCTGCAGCCAGGACCGTGACCTGATCCAGTGGGAAGCACCCCGGGCTCTGCTGCGGGCCGGACTGGACGATGGCGATCAGCTGGAGCTGGAACTGCGTCGCCAGGGAGGACGTCAGGCCCGACGCAACGGCAAGACCCTGGACCGCCAACTGGATCTGATCGGCCCGCTGCGCTGCATCGGGTTCAGCGCCCTCGATCTGGAGCTGGTGCGGGGGGAACCATCCCTGCGTCGTCAGTGGCTCGACCGGGTGGTGCTCCAGCTGGAACCTGTCTACGCCGATCTGCTCAGCCGCTACAACCGGCTGCTGCGCCAACGCAGCCAGCTCTGGCGTCGCAGCGGGCAGACCAGCCCGAGCCAGCGGGACGCCCTGCTGGATGCCTTTGATGCCCAGATGGCCCTGGTGAGCACGCGCATTCACCGCCGCCGCCAACGGGCCCTGCGGCGCCTGGCACCGATCGCTCGCCGCTGGCAGTCGCACCTGAGTGCCGGGAGCGAGGAGCTGGACCTGCAGTACCAACCTGGAAGTCGCCTCGATGCCGAGGAGGCTGAGGAGCCATGGCGACTGGCCATTGAAGAGCAGCTGCGGCGGCAACGGCCGGAGGAGGAACGGCTGGGCAGCTGCCGGGTGGGGCCCCATCGCGATGAAGTCGCCCTGCTGCTGGGAGGCACACCGGCCCGGCGCTTTGGTTCAGCGGGTCAGCAACGCTCCCTGGTGCTCGGCCTGAAACTGGCGGAACTGGAGCTGGTGACGCAGCTGTTCGGAGAACCGCCGCTATTGCTGCTGGACGATGTGCTGGCGGAACTGGACCCCACCCGTCAGCACCTGCTGCTGGAGGCGGTGGGGCAGGAGCATCAATGCCTGGTGAGCGCCACCCACCTGAATGGCTTCGAAGGGGGATGGCGGGAGCACTCACAGATTCTCAATCCAGGAGACCTGAGTCCAGGGGTGAAGATCGGATAA
- the speD gene encoding adenosylmethionine decarboxylase, whose translation MEQTLSDLHPNPGWGDTQLQATDMVGKHCILELYDCDPARLDDEAFLRTTITTAAKRAGATLLNLTTHSFEPQGVTGLALLAESHISIHTWPESGYAAVDVFTCGDHTMPEQACAVLRDELRAQRHALRSFLRETPAAVASTVREPIQLPS comes from the coding sequence ATGGAGCAGACCCTGTCTGACCTGCATCCCAACCCGGGATGGGGGGACACCCAGTTGCAAGCCACCGACATGGTCGGCAAACACTGCATTCTCGAGCTCTACGACTGCGATCCTGCCCGGCTCGACGACGAAGCATTCCTGAGAACCACCATCACGACAGCAGCGAAACGTGCTGGTGCAACCCTTCTCAATCTGACCACCCACAGCTTCGAGCCCCAGGGCGTCACGGGACTGGCCCTGCTGGCGGAATCGCACATATCCATCCACACCTGGCCCGAGAGCGGTTATGCCGCCGTCGATGTGTTCACCTGCGGTGACCACACGATGCCGGAACAGGCCTGCGCCGTACTGCGGGATGAACTGCGGGCCCAGCGCCATGCCCTGAGGAGCTTCCTGCGGGAAACACCGGCGGCTGTGGCCAGCACCGTGCGTGAACCAATCCAGCTGCCCAGCTGA
- the larE gene encoding ATP-dependent sacrificial sulfur transferase LarE, with product MFRLQESLPPREADLLQQLRSWLASQEALCVAYSGGVDSTLVAAIAHEQKGDSAVAVTGVSPALAPHLLQEARAQAQWIGIRHQECSTRELNDPDYSSNPTDRCFACKRELHHHLQPIAAAAGGALVVDGVNLDDLGDHRPGIEAARQAGVRSPLAELAIDKAAIRQLSSALGFPWWDKPAQPCLASRFPYGESISAERLKRVGQAEAWLLDRGFPRVRVRSQGLSARIEVPQDRLDDLLALNAKEPLVSSLLDMGFTSVSLDLEGLVSGKLNRSL from the coding sequence ATGTTCCGGCTGCAGGAATCTTTGCCGCCCCGGGAGGCCGATCTGCTTCAGCAGTTGCGCAGCTGGCTGGCGTCACAGGAGGCCCTGTGCGTGGCCTATTCCGGTGGTGTGGACAGCACCCTGGTGGCGGCGATCGCCCATGAGCAGAAGGGGGATTCTGCAGTTGCGGTGACCGGGGTGTCGCCGGCTCTGGCCCCCCATCTGTTGCAGGAAGCGCGGGCTCAGGCGCAGTGGATCGGCATCCGCCATCAGGAGTGTTCAACCCGCGAGCTCAACGATCCCGACTACAGCAGCAATCCCACCGACCGCTGTTTTGCCTGCAAGCGGGAGTTGCATCACCACCTCCAGCCCATCGCGGCCGCCGCCGGTGGGGCGTTGGTGGTGGATGGGGTGAATCTGGATGACCTGGGTGACCATCGCCCCGGCATCGAGGCGGCCCGGCAGGCCGGGGTGCGCTCGCCCTTGGCGGAGTTGGCGATCGATAAGGCCGCGATCCGTCAGCTGTCGTCAGCCCTTGGCTTCCCCTGGTGGGACAAGCCGGCCCAGCCCTGCCTCGCATCCCGTTTTCCCTACGGCGAGAGCATCAGTGCCGAGCGGCTCAAGCGGGTCGGCCAGGCGGAAGCCTGGCTGCTGGATCGAGGTTTTCCCAGGGTGAGGGTGCGCAGTCAGGGCCTCTCGGCTCGCATCGAGGTGCCCCAGGATCGACTGGATGATCTGCTGGCTCTCAACGCAAAGGAACCCCTGGTCAGCAGCCTGCTGGATATGGGGTTCACCTCCGTCAGCCTGGATCTGGAGGGCCTGGTGAGCGGCAAGCTCAACCGCAGCCTCTGA
- a CDS encoding cob(I)yrinic acid a,c-diamide adenosyltransferase, whose amino-acid sequence MPRSIGIVTAADSRERSHGQLHIYDGEGKGKSQAALGVVLRTIGLGICEQRRTRVLLLRFLKGPGRAYDEDAAIEALQQGFPHLIDHLRTGRADHFTADEATRFDREEAQRGWVIAKGAIASALYSVVVLDELNPVLDLGLLDVEDVVNTLRQRPEGMEIIVTGRAAPAPLVRVADLHSEMRAHRRPGLEEERVIPLNMSSGIEIYTGEGKGKSTSALGKALQAIGRGISQDKSHRVLILQWLKGGSGYTEDAAIAALRDSYPHLVDHLRSGRDAIVWRGQQEPIDYVEAERAWEIARAAISSGLYKTVILDELNPTVDLELLPEEPIVQTLLRKPTETEVIITGRCKNQPAYFDLASIHSEMVCHKHYAEQGVDLKRGVDY is encoded by the coding sequence ATGCCCCGAAGCATCGGCATCGTGACGGCGGCGGACAGCCGCGAGCGCAGCCATGGTCAGCTGCACATCTACGACGGTGAGGGCAAAGGCAAGAGCCAGGCCGCGCTGGGGGTGGTGCTGCGCACCATCGGGTTGGGCATCTGTGAGCAGCGACGCACCCGGGTGCTGCTGCTGCGCTTCCTCAAGGGCCCCGGCCGGGCCTACGACGAAGATGCTGCCATCGAAGCCCTCCAGCAGGGATTCCCCCATCTGATCGACCATCTGCGCACGGGCCGGGCCGATCACTTCACCGCCGATGAGGCCACCCGCTTCGACCGGGAGGAAGCCCAGCGTGGCTGGGTGATCGCCAAAGGGGCCATCGCCAGCGCGTTGTACTCGGTGGTGGTGCTGGATGAACTCAACCCCGTGCTGGATCTGGGGTTGCTGGATGTGGAGGACGTGGTCAACACCCTCAGGCAGCGACCCGAGGGCATGGAAATCATCGTGACCGGCCGTGCGGCACCGGCACCGCTGGTGCGGGTGGCGGATCTGCATTCCGAGATGCGGGCGCACCGGCGGCCGGGGCTGGAAGAGGAGCGGGTGATCCCGCTCAACATGAGCAGCGGCATTGAGATCTACACCGGCGAGGGCAAGGGCAAATCCACCAGCGCCCTCGGCAAGGCGCTGCAGGCGATTGGCCGCGGCATCAGCCAGGACAAGAGCCACCGGGTGCTGATCCTGCAGTGGCTGAAAGGGGGCAGCGGCTACACCGAGGACGCCGCCATCGCGGCCCTGCGGGACAGCTATCCCCATCTGGTGGATCACCTCCGTTCCGGCCGTGATGCCATCGTCTGGCGCGGCCAGCAGGAACCGATCGATTACGTGGAGGCGGAACGGGCCTGGGAGATCGCCCGCGCTGCCATCTCAAGCGGGCTGTACAAAACGGTGATCCTCGATGAGCTCAATCCAACGGTGGATCTGGAGCTGCTGCCGGAGGAGCCGATCGTGCAGACCCTGCTGCGCAAACCGACGGAAACTGAAGTGATCATCACCGGACGCTGCAAGAACCAACCGGCCTATTTCGATCTGGCCAGCATTCACTCTGAAATGGTCTGCCACAAGCACTACGCCGAGCAGGGTGTGGACCTTAAGCGGGGTGTGGACTATTGA